The segment atttgtggaatttctttccttcttaatgcgtttgagccaatcagttatgtcgtgacaaggtagggggagtatacagaagatatccctatttggtaaaagagcaaaagtccatattatggcaagaacagcacaaATAAACAAGGAGAATGGACAGTCCATTgaaactttaagacatgaaggtcagtcaatacggaacatttcaagaactgtgcagtcgcaaaaaccatcaagagctatgatgaaactggctctcatgaggaccgccataggaatggaagacccagagtcacctctgctgcagaggataagttcattatagttaccagccttagaaattgcagCAAAAATAAATTCTtcaaagagttcaagtaacagacacatcgcaATATCAACTGTtccgaggagactgtgtgaatcaggccttcatggtcaaattgttgcaaagaaaccactactaaaggacaccaataagaagaagagacttgcttgggacattagactggtggaaatgtgtcctttgttctggagtccaaatttgagctGTTTAGTTCCAAccgttgtgtctttgtgagacacggtgtgggtgaacagatgatctccacatgtgtatttcccatcgtgaagcatggaggatgaggtgttatggtgtgggagtgttttgctggtgacactgtctatgatttgtttagaattccaggcacacttaaccagcatggctgccacagcattctgcagcgatacgccatcccatctggtttgggcttagtgggactatcatttgtttttcaacaggacaaagacccaacacgcctccaggcagtgtaagggctattttaccaataaTTAGAGTGATGGAGTATTGCATCAGATGTCTTGGCCTCTACAAtccactgacctcaaccaaattgagatggtttgggatgagtcggacggcagagtgaaggaaatgcagccaacaagtgttcagcatatgtgggaattccttctagactgttggaaaagcattccaggtgaagctggttgagagaatgccaaggctgttatcaaggcaaagggtggctatttgaggaacatttagttttattttttaaatagcttactatgtgattccatatgtgttatttcaaagtgttgatgtcttcactctcattctacaatgtagaaaacagtcaaaattaagaaagacccttgaatgagtaggtgttctaaaacttttgaccggtagtgtatgtaagGAAGTCTGGAATTGATCATATGTAATAGCAATACAGTAATGTGTAATAATATTGAATAGAACAAGAAGGCCCGCACACTGTTAAAGCTCCTAATTCACCGCTTCATTGACAACGTTTCCATCCAAAACGGATCTTCGTCAGGTCAAACACACTGAGTGTTCACATCCCCAAAATATACACATTTCACCTCACATGACCATTGCAGACATGACGCATGGTGGGTGCAAAACACATTTGTATATCTCTAATAATGAAATAACAATGAGATGGGTGCATGTCATGGTTCCAGAACATAATATATGTTTACAAAATGACCTAGTGGGTAACCTGGAAGGCAAGACCAATCAAAGTAAAGTACCATATTCAGGTAAGAAATGGTCTGATATCAAACCTTTgattcagacctctaggagacacgGTACGCAATCAGTGAATCCAATACAATTATCTTCTCAATAATAGATTGCCAGTATCTCCTCCCCTAATAATATTGTACCATTGCTGCACATCCATTTGCCTCACTTGACATTTATCTTACTTGACATTTAACATGTGAAGACGGGTAGAGGCAGTTGCACAGGATTGGTATTTATTCTCTGTGGTGCCGATATATTCAAGTGCAGTTGAAGATGTAGCATCAGGGATATGAGTgattatctacagtacagtaggcttTCCAGCACAATGCTAATGTCCCGTTTCAGTGTTTTATGAGAGAATGAGCGACTAAAGCTTCCGCCAGTGGACCAAGGAGAGGAACCCAAGTGTTGCTGCAGATGGTCCATTGGGATCTTGCCCATTGCTAAGGACCTCTTGCCAAAGTATAGTGGCAGTGGAAGGCACATTAGTGGTGTGTCAATACAAAGTGTGTCCTGTGATGTGGCATGCTAAACTAAGCTATCTTAGCTGTTTTAGTTTCATTGTTGTCACACACACAAGAAGTCATGGGCCCGGTGCTGATCGGTCGCCCCTGTCTATATAATCTTGATAAAtcggatcctagatcagcactcctactctgagatgcccTAAAGAACTGGTGAGAGAGTGGAGGAACATTAACAGGAGAAACAACACTGATTCCTCTACAATGTTGACTGAATGAACCGTAGCTTAGGCAGAGGAGTTGGCAAAAGCACATTCAGTAGAGATCTAGGACTGTGCTATGTCTTCTCATACTGTAACTGTACACTTGAACCTGCTGAGAGAGCACACCAATAATATTGGTGGCGGTGCTGTCTGTTTAAAGCCCCTGGTCCCTTCAGTAGCTGACTCATCAGACTTGGGCccatttgattggttgattgagaGATTCTGACACCATGTGTCAGGAAGTAATAATAGTCCAGCAGGCTGCTGTGTCCTCTTGGCCTCACGGTCCAACTATAGCTACAGCCAATGGCATCCAGACACAGATTTTGCATGACAGACTACACCCATGATTAgtttgggtaacatagataactTGCACTGTAGTCTTTCACGCAAACTATATGCCCAAAGGACAAAGTAGGAAAAAATGTGTCAGGGTTCTCTATCATGTTATGGTTCCTGACCTGCATTGATTCCACTTAATATCAGTTACCTCAACATTGCAATAATGCAATTTATTCTACTTTCCAAACAAAACTATTAATCTCACACTGTTGATTTACCTTGCAGTGGCATAAGGGTGATGATAATGATAAATAGCCAACCCACATATCTTCAATGAAATTGTGTGTGACGTGTGAGGCTAGTGAAGACGGTTTAGTCTATATCTTGTCTATTTCTGTAGATGTTAACATATCTATTAATGCCCTCTGTGTCTTTTCAGGCACATTTCAGGGCCAGTTTACTGGCGGTATGCGACACGGGTACGGAGTCCGTCAGAGCGTGCCCTACGGCATGGCAGCGGTGGTCCGCTCCCCTCTCCgcacctccctcacctccctccgcAGCGAGCACAGCAACGGAACCTTGCTCCAGCAGGATGTCCCcgccatcaccaccaccaacgtCGCCGGCCAGGAGTCCCGGGTCACCACGCCCACCAAGCTGGGGCCCTCCCGGGGCGGCTTCGCCCTGACCCTCCAGGTGGACCCGGATGCCGTTAAACCCAAGAAGAAGGGCCTGTTCCGAAGGGGGTCTCTCCTGGGGAAACTGAAGAAGTCAGACTCCCGTACGTCCTTATCCAGCGTGAGGAGCAAGTTAAGCTTCCTGGGATCGAGGAGCGAATCTGCGTTAAGTTCTGCTGCCAGCGATGTGGCCAGCGATGCCAACTCCACCATCAGTCTGGGAGACGAGAGCCTGGCCGGGCCGGATGATTTCCCCCCCGTGGAGGCCGACATCGATGCCACCACCACAGAGGTCTACATGGGGGAGTGGAAGAACGACAAGCGCTCGGGCTATGGAATAAGCGAACGGTCCAGTGGTCTGAAGTATGAGGGAGAGTGGTTGGACAACCAGCGACACGGCTATGGATGCACTACCTTTGCGGAAGGGGGCAAGGAGGAGGGAAAGTATATGAACAATATGCTGGTGAAGGCCATGAAGAAGAGGGTGATCCAACTGAAGGGCACCAAGATCAGGCAGAAGGTGGAGCGCGGTGTGGAGGGAGCTCAGCGTGCCTCTGCCATCGCCAAACAGAAAGCAGAGATTGCTGCTTCCAGGTATAGACAATAAACATACTCTGAGTGTACTAAACATTAGGAAGACCTTCCTaaaattgagttgcacccccttaggccctcagaacagcctcagttcattGGGGAATCTTATCCAGAGCAAGTTACAGTAGTgattgcatacattttcatactttttcacatttgtcccctgtgggaatcaaacccacaaccctgtgttgcaagcgccatgctctaccaactgagctacatggGATACacgtgtgaaaaacccagcagcgttgcagttctttgacacaaaccggtgaacCTGTACTCCGTTCAAAGGCATTTTAATATTTTGTCCTGCCCgtccaccctctgaatggcacacacacacaatccatgtctcaattgtctcaaggcttacatattcttctttaacctgtctcctccccttcatttgcactgattgaagtggatttaataagtgacatcaataagggatcatagctttcacctggattcacctggtctgtctatgtcatggaaagagttgtTAGTGTTTTACAAACTCAGTGTATATTACGCATTTTGAATATAGAGACAtcattattttgattttcccaaatGCACATATAGTGAACGCAGGATCGACATTTATTATCAATATGACATATAGAAACATCATTCTATGTTAGGATACCCTGATTCCCTGGTTCTATGTTAgggtagcctggttcctctgtcctctcagcaccaaTATACAGTATGTGGCCAACAAACAGGCAAATGTGTTTTATATTTGAGTATACCATAAAAAGTACATCAATTTATGTCCTTGCATAATTCACATGATCCATATAGGGATTTTGGTCAAACTAAGGAGGACTAAGACAGATGTCCAAGACACTGTAAATATGGCTGAGACAGACagctctatatatatatgtatatatatatatatatatatatatatatatatatatatatatatagatgtgtgtgtgtgcgtgtgtgtgaagcatatttagatttgtttaacacgtttttggttactgatgattccatatgtgttatttcatatatatatatatatatatatatatatatatatatatatacatatacatgacTGGGATAGACTAGGTTGTGGTATAACTGTTTATTACCTATGTCCTATGAATAAACTATTACTTACCTTCTTTAAAACGAACGTTACAAATCCTTCAAGTCCGCCACATTTCTCTCTAAAACAACTCCCACTAGgcctcacctcccctccccccatATGCCCTTCACTAATTTGCCAAGAAGAGCAAGGTCAAGGTCAATGTTAAATGTTCTTGTCACCAATGATTACTTCTGCGTAGCAGTGCATGGACAAGAGAGCTACTGTTTGGCACTGAAGGATCAGAAGAGGGGGATCTTGACAAATAACGAAACCCTGGAGCCAGATCAGAGTCAGCAGTTACAGGTATTGCCCTCATGCCTTATCTGGCTGTGGTCACAATAGGAACCATAGAGGACACAGGGGAAAACAATACTTCTCTGTGTGGAGTTACCAGGCTTCATAGACAGTTGATAGCTGAACATGCAGTGTCGTTCTGCCTCTGCCATGTTTTAATTAGCATTAGATCGGAGATCATGCTTTAATTCTTGCATCCATTTTTTCTGTGCTTCGAGGACAACCCTGGTACAGTAGAAGAAGGCTGTTTATTGACGCCACTGTTCGTTGGCAGCATGGTGCCTCAAACAATGAAAATGAAAGCCattctcctcctccagtgtatggGGATCCAGGTGAAGAGCAAAGTCAGCTATGTCAATCAGAAATTAAGTTCAAAAGGGGAAGAGGCAATGCCATGGTTTCAGTTTACTGTGCAGCCCCTTGGTGTAATGGTGACATGGGCCTTTCTCTAAATGGTTGTCTGTTGGATTCCCTGACAACCCTCTTACCTTTGCTGTTTGTGTCATGTGTGTGACTGGGTATTGTGTCAGCAAATTATTCAATTCCAGTTGTAAAATGGACAGTAAaagtagggaggagaggggaggaggagaggaggagagagggtggtgttaatgaggggaaggagagaggagggtgttaatgagggggaggaggagaggagggtgttaATGAGGgggtaagaggaggagagaagagggtgttaatgaggggaaggagagaggagggtgtgaatgAGGGgggtaagaggaggagagagggtggtgttaatgaggggaaggagagaggagggtgttaaTGAGGGGGTGTtaatgaggggaaggagaggagggtgtttATGAGGGGGGTGTtaatgaggggaaggagagaggagggtgttaatgaggggaaggagagaagagggtgtTAATGAGGGgggtaagaggaggagagaagagggtgttaatgaggggaaggagagaagagggtgttaatgaggggaaggagagaggagggtgttaaTGAGGGgggtaagaggaggagagaagagggtgttaatgaggggaaggagagaagagggtgtTAATGAGGGgggtaagaggaggagagagggtggtgttaatgaggggaaggagagaggagggtgttaaTGAGGGGGTGTtaatgaggggaaggagagaggagggtgtttaTGAGGGGGGTGTtaatgaggggaaggagagaggagggtgttaatgaggggaaggagagaggaaggtgtTAATGAGGgggtaagaggaggagagaggagggtgttatGAGGGGAAGGCGAGAGGGGGTGTTTAttgagggggtgagagaaggagagaggagggtgttatGTTGGGAAGGCAAGAGGGGGGTGTTATtgaggggggtgagaggaggtgagaggagggtgtTATGTTGGGAAGGTGAGAGGCGGGTGTTaatgaggggggtgagagaggagtgtGTTATGAGGGGAAGgcgagaggggggtgagagaaggagagaggagggtgttacTCTTTTAATTACGTTGGTTAACAATTTATAATaccaataaggcacctcgggggggggggttgtgtcatatggccaatataccagggcTAATGGTTGTGCATAAGAGCAGTGCTGAaacgtggtatattggccatacccCCTcgtaccacaccccctcgtgccttaatTGCTGAATTCTATCGCCTTCCACTATGAGCCACCACTAATACATCTGAGAGGAGCTAGCATACTTGACCGTAAGGGAACCTAGCTGCAGGGCACTTCAGTTTAGATTGATACACTTTTGAGATAGGGTGTTGGTTGAGACTCTGCTGATAGCGAGGGAAATCCCTGAGGCATCAGCTTTGATATCTAACCGAGCATATCAGAATTAGATTTAGTTCTTTGTGTACTGTAGGCCTAGACCTTATTTGCACTCTTTCTCACAAGCTCAGGCTACCGACACAGAGAAACAGTCACTGACGGTCATGATGACACAGGTTTCCTCCGTGCCTCACCATAGAAGGCAGCAGTGTTTATGTCTACTGGAAGCCACAACAGCACCTGAAATAAGCCTTGTGTTTACAACAGTAAGCCTGcgccccaaatggcacactatagCCTTTATAGTGCAGGGCCCattgggtagtgcactatatagggaatagggtgccatttgggacgcatcccgaGGCTCTGGCTGATGAATTACAGATCTTGTCCTGGCTCCTAGGCAGATGGAAATCTAAATATTTCACCACTGATACCAGCGGCATTGCGAGAGTTATGGGCCAAACATTTGTTGTATTGTTTTACAGTTTTGCTGGATCCTCTTCTTCAGACAGGCCGAGCCATGAAGACTCCATACATAGACATGTGAATCAGCCGGCAGCCTTTTGAGGGCTCACTGTGGAAACAGACGGTTAGTGGATGAAGGACACCACGGTGGTCTTAACCTGCCTGGTCCCTGGGGGTTTTCATCAATGAAAGAGGCCAAACCTGATTTGCCTCATACAttccacacatttacatttacatttaagtcatttagcagacgctcttatccagagcgacttacaaattggtgaattcaccttctgacatccacaCATTGTCCCATACCACGGTACCCCTAACCGGTGACCTCCAGTGAAGCAAAACTGATACAAAATCATTGTTCTAGTTCCTACTATTTCACTATTATTCATACATCGAAAATAGTGAAGTGGGTCTCCTGGGTGGTGCGGTGATCTAGGGCACTGAatcgctgtgccactagagactctgggttcgagcccaggctttgtcgcagccggccgcgaccgggaggtccatggggcgacgcacaattggcctagtgtcgtccgggttagggagggtttagccggtagggatatccttgtctcatcgcgcactagcgactcctgtggcgatGCTCctgtgcacgctaaccaggtcgccaggtgcacggtgtttcctccgacacattagtgGCTTCGGGGTTGGaagcgcgctgtgttaagaagcagtgcagcttggttgggttgtgttaaaatatataatatatatcccatttagcagacgcttttgtccaaagcgacttacaagtcggctggggccactacttttacatatgggtggccccagcgggaatcgaacccacgacgcttggcgttgcaagcgccatgctctaccgactgagccacacaggacccggaGTATGCGTGGCTTTCGACCTtcttctctcccgagcccgtacggaagTTGTAGCgacgagacaagatagtaattactaaccaattggataccatgaaattggggagaaaagggggtaaaatttaaaaaaatacaagtgTCTGAGCTTGTCACTT is part of the Oncorhynchus masou masou isolate Uvic2021 chromosome 33, UVic_Omas_1.1, whole genome shotgun sequence genome and harbors:
- the LOC135528420 gene encoding junctophilin-2-like isoform X2, with amino-acid sequence MSGGRFEFDDGGAYCGGWEGGKAHGHGICTGPKGQGEFSGSWNYGFEVVGVYTWPSGNTYEGFWSQGKRHGLGVETKGQWVYKGEWTHGFKGRYGLRLSVGSGAKYEGTWNNGLQDGYGTETYADGGTFQGQFTGGMRHGYGVRQSVPYGMAAVVRSPLRTSLTSLRSEHSNGTLLQQDVPAITTTNVAGQESRVTTPTKLGPSRGGFALTLQVDPDAVKPKKKGLFRRGSLLGKLKKSDSRTSLSSVRSKLSFLGSRSESALSSAASDVASDANSTISLGDESLAGPDDFPPVEADIDATTTEVYMGEWKNDKRSGYGISERSSGLKYEGEWLDNQRHGYGCTTFAEGGKEEGKYMNNMLVKAMKKRVIQLKGTKIRQKVERGVEGAQRASAIAKQKAEIAASSFAGSSSSDRPSHEDSIHRHVNQPAAF